In Acidisarcina polymorpha, the DNA window CAGGCAAGTCTACGGTGTACGCGATCAAGCCCGAATCCCGGGATGAGAGCATTTCAATTTTGACGCCGCAAGCGTCGGCGCCGAGGCCGGGAATGGCAGTCGTGCTTCCGGTCGATTACTGGCGAAGCGAGAATGATTTTTCGCAGGCTATCGTTGCACCGCGCCCCTGGCAGTTTATCTCGCCGGACGGAAGCGTCTTTATCCCGGTCAAGCAGGACTTTATCGACGACGATCTGTACTACGGAATCCGGATGCAGGATGTCGTCCGCGCCTTTGGCTTATCGCCTACTATGCCGGGGGCGCCATTTTATGTTTCAGACGAGTCAGAAGAAAAGACCTGGCGTGTCACGGTAGGCGCCGATGGAGCAATTTCCAACCCAGTGCTCTTCGCAGAACAGGGCGGAGAGGGCGGCGCGGTTGATGCGGACGGCAATGTTTACCTCGCCGCCGGCCAGGTGTTTGTCTATGATGCGGCGGGGAAGCGAGTCGGCGAGATCAAGGTGCCGGAGAGACCATTGCAGCTACTCTTCGGCGGGAGCGATGGCAAGACACTTTATATTCTGACGCACACGAGTTTGTACTCGGTGAGAACGATGGTGAAGGGGCGGTGACCCCGGGGCTAAGATTGGGCACGGTTTTGATCGCTATCCACGGCCACCAAGCCGCAGCAGGATGTTCTCGATGAAGGAGTTTTGCAGGGGTTCGGTGAAGATCTTATTGCCGTGGCCTATGTTGGTGTAGATCATCTTGTATTTGGTGTTTGTCCAGGTCACAGGAATATCGCCCCCGGTGAGGGTGTCTTTAAAACCCAGCGGATAGTTGGAGGGATCGAGCGTCATGAGCACCTTGATGTATGGGGTTTGCCGGGGATCGGGCTTCCAGCTGTACCACTCGTTGGCTGGAGAGAGGTAGTGTGACGGCAGTCCTTTAGTCACGGGCGATGCGGGATCATCGATGTCCAGAGTTGCGGGAAGCGGCGGCCAGCTGTTGCCGTAGAACACGGCGCCGAGGAAGTCGGCAAACCATGGCCAGGTCTCGCGGCGATCGATGTAACCGGAAATGTGAAAGCCTAGCCACGCTCCTCCATGCTCCATGTAAGCCTGGAAGGCCTCTCGCTGAGCGGGCTCTGATGGAAAGTCGTCCAGCCACACGACCACTTGATATTGCTTCAACACTTCCGGATTGAGATCGTTCCAATTCGACGTAGAGCGGAAGGTGAAGTGGTCACGTTCCGCCGCCTGCGCGTAAAACTTTAAAGCCTGCATGGCGAAGTCGACATGGTCCTGCTCGACGTTTGTGGAATAGAAGGCGAGGACCTGAAACGGCTTGTCCTGCGCGAAGGCGGTCATCGCCGCGGCGAAGAACACGGCAATGAGAATCTGGAAGCGGAGAGCGGGAGTCTTCGACAAGGTTTTTCCTGCTTATCGGTTTTTGTTTATCGTGTTTTGCTTATTAAGGATTGTGCTTAATAAGGATTTTGCTTGACCCTTGAGACTTTGTAATGTCTGCTAATATAGTCCATGCTGAAGCCAAGTCACAAGATGAACTTGAGTTCCCGTTCGGTACGAATAGCTTCGTTGCCGGCGCGCGCCGCCCTGTTGACTGCCATTCTAGGTTCCGCGGTCTGCGGACTCCATGGTGAGGAGAGTGGGCCGAGCGGTAGGCTGATCACGAGCGCCGGCGTCGCCATTCATGCTGCGACGCATAAGGTCTATGCGGTCGATGAAGATGACGGCGCAATCCTTGTCACGAACGAAGTTACCGGATCGAAGAAGACGATCAAGGTCGGTGATGGCCCAGTCGCCATCGCCATCAATCAAGTCTTAGACAAGATTTATGTCGTCAATACTGGCAGTGATTCGGTCAGCATCATTGATGGACAGCAGGACAAAGTGATTACGACCGTCAAGGCTGGATCTCATCCCTACACTCTTGCCCTCAACGAGGTGACTGGCCAGGTCTTTGTGACCTACACCTACGACAACATCGTAACAGTGATCGATGGGGCGACGAATGCTTCGCGATCCATCAAGACGGGGAGCGCGGACGGGATCGCGGTCGATACGCGCAGCGACACGCTCTACCTTACGACGTATGAAGCTCCCGAGATCCGGATTGTCAATGCGGAGACCGGCGTCCTGAGTAAAGTGACAGTGGGCGGCCACATCTGGGGCACGACTCTCGACCAGGCTTCCGACACGCTGTACCTGGCGCATACCGGAACCGCGGACATCGTGGCGCTGAATGTGAAGACGCATGAGCTGCGGACGATCGCGGTCGGAAATATTCCCTGTGCGGTTGCTGTCAATCCTTCTACGCATATGATCTATGCGGTGAATTACGGCGATGAGACGGTCAGCGCCATCGATGCATCGACGGCGAAAGTGGTCGCAACGCTGAAGGCAGGTCGGCATCCGCAGGCGATTGCGGTAGACACGGCCCAGAACCGGGTCTATATCGCGAACGTGCATAGCGGCAGCGTCACTGTGATCGACGGCGCTCGGAACAGCGTGACCGGCGAGTTCCGGACAGGCGATCACCCCTATGCGATTGCCGTCGATCGAACTCTCGGCAATGTGTATACCGCTGATTACGGTTCGTCCGCATCGACCAAGGTTGACGTGCCACTGGCCGCGGTTCCGCAGTAGCGACTTCGCTTTCACGGGCCGCGACGCGTGTGACTTGATCGCTTCATAGTCGAAGTTCTCGACGAGAAAGGTTTTCCTCATGGGCACTCTTAAGTCTCTTCTGGCCAACTCCACTTCAGTCAAGTCTGGCCTGTTCAAGTCTTCTCTGGCGATGGGGATAGTTGCTTGCATTTCGTTGAACGCGCCTGGGCAACAGGCATATCCTCATCACCCGCTGGATGGCTTGTCGACGGCGGAATATTGGACTGTTCATGATGTTCTTGCGCAGAGTGGCCACCTTACCGAGAGTACGTTTGTGGGCAGCCTGCTGCTCCACGAACCGGTGAAGGACGTTGTCTTCGCCTGGCACCCGGGGGACGCGATCCCGCGCGAGGCGGATGTAGTGCTGACCAGTGAAGGCAAGACGTTCGAAGCTCGTGTGGATATCAACAGTAGAAAACTCGAGTTCTATAAAGAGATACCGGGCGTGCAGGCACCTATCTCGGAAGCCGAACTTAATGCGATTAGTGAAATAGCAATCAAGGATCCGCGCGTGCTGGCGGCACTCAAGGTACGCGGCATCACCGACCTGAGCACGGTGGCATGTGAGCCGATCCCGCTGACGTTCCGCGTCTTTCCCGAAGAGGAAGGTCATCGCATCGGCTACGGCGACTGCACTGACCAGCATGGGGCCTATCATGCATGGGGCCGGATCATTGAAGGCCTGTACATTCTCGCGGACTTCGGACAGCAGAAGATTCTGAAGGTGATCGATACGGGCGCTCTGCCTATGCCTCGCGAAGATATTAATTTCGAAGAGGCCGACGCCCGGGCGCGGCCCGGCACGACTCCGTTGACGGTGTCACAGCCGCAGGGTCCGGCTTACACGATCAGCAATACGGGAGACATATCGTGGCAGAACTGGCATTTCCGGTTCCGGCTGGATCCGCGAATTGGGACGGTCATCAACCAAGTTTCCTATCAGGACGGGGATCGGCTTCGGCCGGTGATGTACGAAGGATCGCTTTCCGAGATGTACGTCCCTTATATGGAGAAGGATGCTGGATGGAGCTGGCGCTCCTTCCTGGATGCGGGCGAGTTTCTCTACGGGGGGCTGATCAAGCCTTTGGGCGCGGACGATTGCCCGGAGCGGGCGGAGTTCTTCACCGGCTATGCTCCGTCTTCGAAGGGACAACCGCTGCGCCGAGAAAATCTTGGATGTCTCTTCGAGCGAGTCACGGACAACCCCGCATGGCGTCATTTCGAGAACGGGAACAGCGGCCGGATGAGTCGCGAATTGGTCTTGCGCAGTGCCGCGGTACTTGGCAACTACGACTATCTTCTTGACTGGATTTTTCAGCAGGATGGGACGATCCGTGTCGCGGTTGGCGCTACCGGCGTGGTTGAGACCAAGGGTGTAAAGGAGACTCATGTTGAAGACAAGATGGGCGTTGGGCCGGCAGAGCCGAGCTACGGCACTCTGGTCGCGCCCAATCTGATGGCGGTGAATCACGATCACTACTTCTCCTTTCGACTGGATCTCGATGTAGACGGAGCGAAGAACAGCTTTATGGTCGATCGCATGGTCCCGCAGACCATCTCCACCAACAACCGGACGAGTATCTGGGCGGTCCAGCCTTCGATTGCAAAGACCGAAAAAGAGGGCATGATCAACCTGGACTACAAGCGTCCGGCGATGCTTACTTTTATCAATCCAAGTGTGCATGGCAAGCTGGGGTACGCGACGGGCTATGAGATCATGCCTGCGGCGACCGCGGTGCCGATCGTCTCTCCGGATGACGCGTCGCAGCGCGTTGGCGGCTTCTCGCTGCACCAGATGTGGGTCACACCATATGAGCCGGAAGAGCGTTACGCGGCGGGCACCTATGTGAGCAGTAGTCCGGGCATGCAGGGTCTGCCGGAGTGGACGAAGGCGAATCGCAACATCGAAGATACCGATATTGTGGCCTGGTATACGCTAGGTTTCCATCACATCGTGCGCCTGGAAGACTGGCCTGTCATGCCGACTTTGTGGCACGACTTTTTGATCCGTCCGTCCAACTTTTTCGATCAGAATCCGGTGCTGACTCTACCTCACCAGCCGTGATTTTATGCCGGTTGAAGGACGACGCGTTGGTATCGGGTGAAGGCTGACCCCGCAAACCTGTAGGTCTTCAACAGACGTCTCGTGCGCTTTCACAAGGTAGTGACGACCTGGTAGAAATCGGTGTTGCGTCCAGGAACCTCCGTGTGGAGTTGTATCGAGGCGCCCGCGTCGCCGCGGGGATGGCGGGATGGGGTTACAATTTGGGTAGATTCCTATGAGATCCCGGGATCGCCAATCCGCACGCACTGCCATACCAGGACGCTTGAAGGTTGTTTCTCTCAGGCGCTTTCGCCGCGGCCGTCCCGATCGTGGACGAATTCTCTCGAACTAACTTAAGCTTTAACGTTGCCGAGGATCGACAGCTCTGCGCTCCGAAGGAGAGTGGCGGAGCCGGGACCGTGCGTGGAAAATCCTCGAGCGAAATCGGCCACAACCGAACTGCGAAGCCACTCCGGGAATGAGGGCCTCGCCAAGGAAGGACTAAGATGAATAGCTTTGATAGTCAATCGGAATTGAAGTCCGGCAGTCGCACTTATGAGATCTTCCGTCTGCAGGCACTTGCGGCAAAAGGGGTGAAGCTCAATCGGCTTCCTTATAGCCTTCGCATTTTGCTTGAGAACCTGCTTCGTCATGAGGATGGTAAATCGGTCACCGCCGAGGACATTCAGTTTCTGGCGAATTGGGACCCTAAAGCTACGCCATCGCGGGAGATTGCCTATATGCCAGCCCGGGTGCTGATGCAGGACTTTACCGGGGTGCCGGCGATCGTGGATCTGGCGGCGATGCGGGATGCGATGAAGCAGCTGGGCGGCGACCCGGAGAAGATCAACCCGCTGCAGCCGGCGGAGCTGGTCATCGACCATTCGGTGCAGGTGGATGAGTATGGCACGAAGGGCTCCTATGACATCAACGCGGCGCTTGAATTCCAGCGCAACCGGGAGCGCTATGCGTTCCTGAAGTGGGGGCAGTCGGCATTCCGGAATTTCTCCGCGGTGCCTCCGGGCATGGGCATCTGCCACCAGGTGAATCTCGAGTATCTGGCGCGAGTTGTGTTCACGACGGAGATTGGCGGCAAGCAGCGGGCGTATCCAGATACGCTGGTCGGAACGGATTCGCACACGACGATGATTAATGGCCTGGGCGTTCTCGGCTGGGGCGTGGGCGGAATCGAAGCCGAGGCGGCGATGCTCGGGCAGCCGGTATCGATGCTGCTGCCACAAGTCGTCGGGTTCAAGCTGAGCGGAAAGCTCAAAGAAGGCGCGACCGCGACCGACCTGGTGCTGACCGTGACCGAGATGCTGCGCAAGCTGGGTGTCGTCGGCAAGTTTGTGGAGTTTTATGGCGCGGGAATCAGCGAGCTTTCGCTGGCCGACCGGGCGACAATCGGCAACATGGCGCCGGAATATGGGGCGACCTGCGGGATCTTTCCAGTGGACGCGGAGACGCTGCGCTACCTTCGGCTGACAGGGCGGCCCGAAGAACAGATTCAACTGGTTGAGACCTATTACAAGGAGCAGGGGCTCTTTCATGCTCCGGAGGCGGAAGAAGCGGAATACTCGCAGACGATCGCACTGGATTTATCGACGGTGCAGCCGAGCGTGGCGGGGCCGAGACGCCCGCAGGACCGCGTGTTGTTGAAGGATGCGGGCGCTAGCTTCAAGCAGCAGCTTCCTTCACTGCTGGGTCCGACGGCCAATAAGAATGGCGAGCGGCAGGTAACTCGCTGGGAGAGTGAAGGCGGGCACCGGTCGCTGAATGGCAATCTGGAGAGCCCGGAAGGCGAGCCCGAAAAGGGGCCGATCACGACCGTGAAGGAGCGTTTCCATGTCGATGTCGACCAGTATCTCGATCATGGTTCGATCGTGATTGCGGCGATTACCAGCTGCACCAACACCTCCAACCCTTCGGTGATGGTGGCGGCTGGAATCCTGGCGAAGAAGGCTGTCGAGAAAGGTCTTTCGGTGCCGCCGTGGGTGAAGACTTCGCTGGCGCCCGGGTCGCGGGTGGTCACGGACTATTACCAGAACGCGGGATTGCTGCCGTACCTGGATAAACTGCGCTTCAATGTGGTTGGGTACGGATGCACGACCTGCATCGGCAACTCTGGACCGCTGCCGACCGACGTCACCAAGGCGATCGACGATCACGGGCTCGTCGCGGTTTCGGTGCTGAGCGGCAATCGCAACTTTGAGGGCCGGATCAGCTCGGACGTTCGCGCCAACTACCTGATGTCGCCACCTTTAGTGGTGGCTTATGCGCTGGCGGGACGGATCGATCACGACTTCGAGCACGATGCGCTGGGAACGGGCAAGGATGGAGATTCGGTTTACCTCAAGGACATTTGGCCGACGCAGCAGGAAGTCTCGGACGTGATCGCCAGCGTGATGAAGCCGGAGCTGTATACCAAGGAATACTCGACGGTGACGGACGGCGACTCGAACTGGCAGGCGTTGAAGTTCCCGCACAGCGAAGTTTACGAATGGGAGCCGGACTCGACTTACATTCGCAAGGCGCCCTACTTCGATGGAATGAGTGCGGCGGCGGAAGCGGTAGAGGACATTCACGGCGCGCGGGTGCTGGCGGTACTTGGCGATAGCGTGACGACCGACCATATCTCTCCGGCGGGCTCGATCAAGCTCAATGGGCCAGCGGGAAAATACCTTACGGAACATGGGGTGAAGCCGGCCGATTTCAACTCTTACGGCTCGCGGCGGGGCAACCATGAAGTGATGGTGAGGGGTACCTTCGCCAACGTGCGGCTGAAGAACAAGCTTGCTCCGGGAACGGAAGGCGGCGTGACCCGGCTGCTGCCCGAAGGCGAAGGGATGAGCATTTTCGATGCGAGCGTCAAGTACGCGGAGCGGGGAGTGCCGCTGGTGATCCTGGCGGGCAAGGAATATGGATCGGGATCGTCGCGGGACTGGGCGGCGAAGGGGCCGAAGCTGCTGGGAGTGCGGGCGGTGATCGCCGAAAGCTACGAGCGCATTCACCGGTCGAACCTGGTGGGGATGGGCATCCTACCGCTGCAGTTCGGTGAAGGGGAATCGGCCGCGAGCCTGGCTCTGGCGGGAGAAGAGGTCTACGAATTCAGCGGACTTCGCGACCTGCTGGATGCGAAGTTTGCGAATGGGCGGGTGCTGACGGTCGAAGCGACGGCTCCGGATGGCAGCAAGAAGTCTTTCCAGACCACGGTGCGCATTGATACTCCGCAGGAGATCCTCTACTACGAAAATGGGGGAATTCTGCAGTATGTTCTGCGGCAGTTGGCGGGGAAGAACTAGAGACGTCGCCATATTTCCAAGAGGGTTTCGGCTTGAGGTTGCCGAAACCCCTCTTGGGGAATAAAGCCGAACCGCGTGGAAGAGGCTGAAAACGCAGATCCTTCGCTACGCTCAGGATGACAAGAATCGCTCAGGACGCCAAGATTCGCTCAGGATGACAAGGGTGGTTCAGAACCACGAGAATCGCCCAGGACGACAAGATTCGCTCAGAACGCCAAGAGTGGCTCCGGATCACAAGAATCCCCCAATATGACAAGCATCGCTAAGGACGCCAAGAGGGGCTCAGAGCGACAAGAGTGGCTCAGGATGAAGAATCACTCAGGATGACAAGCATCGCTCAGGACGAAGATCGCCCAGGATGACAAGAAACATGTTCGGAGCCGGATGCTTAGATTCCCATGCCGAATTCTCCTACTAAAGCTTCATCGCCGGCGTGGGAGAAGCGATCATAGGGCGTACGGCGCTTGAATTTATAGCGGGAGCGGAGCTCGCGGCCTAGGTATATGCCGAGTGCGGCTGCGCCTACGGCTACCGAGGCTAGACCGATGGTTTTGAAGGGCAGAGAGTTCTCCCGTTTCACGAGGGAGAGGGAATCGGGGAGAGACATAGCTGCCTTCTTTCTCAGCCGGCATAGACGGCGAAGTCCTTGGCGCTTCATATGGTCATGATAACGCAGCTTCTCAATCGCCGGCTCTAGGGTAAGTCTGGCCTACACTCCAAAGTTTGGTGATGGGAACATTTCGGACGGATCCCGGATCAGGGCAGCGCGTCGAGCCGGTGCAAGTACTTGACCTTGTCTTCCGGAGGCAGAAAGCTGGCCTCAAAGGAGTTGGCGGCGAGCTCGCGGAGGTGCTCAAGGCTAAAGTCGAATTCGCGCTGAGCGAGGAGGTATTCGGCCTCGAGATCGCTCTCGAACATGGCGGGGTCGTCGGAGTTGAGGGTGATCATCAAGCCGGCGTCGAAATAGCTGCGCACGGGATGCATCATGGCGGGGACGCAACAGCCGGTGCGGAGATTGGAGGAGATGCAGATCTCGATCGGAATTT includes these proteins:
- a CDS encoding ThuA domain-containing protein, with the protein product MSKTPALRFQILIAVFFAAAMTAFAQDKPFQVLAFYSTNVEQDHVDFAMQALKFYAQAAERDHFTFRSTSNWNDLNPEVLKQYQVVVWLDDFPSEPAQREAFQAYMEHGGAWLGFHISGYIDRRETWPWFADFLGAVFYGNSWPPLPATLDIDDPASPVTKGLPSHYLSPANEWYSWKPDPRQTPYIKVLMTLDPSNYPLGFKDTLTGGDIPVTWTNTKYKMIYTNIGHGNKIFTEPLQNSFIENILLRLGGRG
- a CDS encoding YncE family protein, producing the protein MNLSSRSVRIASLPARAALLTAILGSAVCGLHGEESGPSGRLITSAGVAIHAATHKVYAVDEDDGAILVTNEVTGSKKTIKVGDGPVAIAINQVLDKIYVVNTGSDSVSIIDGQQDKVITTVKAGSHPYTLALNEVTGQVFVTYTYDNIVTVIDGATNASRSIKTGSADGIAVDTRSDTLYLTTYEAPEIRIVNAETGVLSKVTVGGHIWGTTLDQASDTLYLAHTGTADIVALNVKTHELRTIAVGNIPCAVAVNPSTHMIYAVNYGDETVSAIDASTAKVVATLKAGRHPQAIAVDTAQNRVYIANVHSGSVTVIDGARNSVTGEFRTGDHPYAIAVDRTLGNVYTADYGSSASTKVDVPLAAVPQ
- the acnA gene encoding aconitate hydratase AcnA codes for the protein MNSFDSQSELKSGSRTYEIFRLQALAAKGVKLNRLPYSLRILLENLLRHEDGKSVTAEDIQFLANWDPKATPSREIAYMPARVLMQDFTGVPAIVDLAAMRDAMKQLGGDPEKINPLQPAELVIDHSVQVDEYGTKGSYDINAALEFQRNRERYAFLKWGQSAFRNFSAVPPGMGICHQVNLEYLARVVFTTEIGGKQRAYPDTLVGTDSHTTMINGLGVLGWGVGGIEAEAAMLGQPVSMLLPQVVGFKLSGKLKEGATATDLVLTVTEMLRKLGVVGKFVEFYGAGISELSLADRATIGNMAPEYGATCGIFPVDAETLRYLRLTGRPEEQIQLVETYYKEQGLFHAPEAEEAEYSQTIALDLSTVQPSVAGPRRPQDRVLLKDAGASFKQQLPSLLGPTANKNGERQVTRWESEGGHRSLNGNLESPEGEPEKGPITTVKERFHVDVDQYLDHGSIVIAAITSCTNTSNPSVMVAAGILAKKAVEKGLSVPPWVKTSLAPGSRVVTDYYQNAGLLPYLDKLRFNVVGYGCTTCIGNSGPLPTDVTKAIDDHGLVAVSVLSGNRNFEGRISSDVRANYLMSPPLVVAYALAGRIDHDFEHDALGTGKDGDSVYLKDIWPTQQEVSDVIASVMKPELYTKEYSTVTDGDSNWQALKFPHSEVYEWEPDSTYIRKAPYFDGMSAAAEAVEDIHGARVLAVLGDSVTTDHISPAGSIKLNGPAGKYLTEHGVKPADFNSYGSRRGNHEVMVRGTFANVRLKNKLAPGTEGGVTRLLPEGEGMSIFDASVKYAERGVPLVILAGKEYGSGSSRDWAAKGPKLLGVRAVIAESYERIHRSNLVGMGILPLQFGEGESAASLALAGEEVYEFSGLRDLLDAKFANGRVLTVEATAPDGSKKSFQTTVRIDTPQEILYYENGGILQYVLRQLAGKN